In Chitinophaga varians, the following are encoded in one genomic region:
- a CDS encoding bifunctional metallophosphatase/5'-nucleotidase produces the protein MNNNRRAFLRNTSLATGLLLLQQPFRSLAAVSGNATYLPGNNRELQIWHTNDMHGQVPGLRPSGDQGILLDAGDFLHDATNANAHRETIVAMNRAGYHAATIGNRELAGGQAALAALLPHMQFALVNCNYQFTDKTLARQVQPYKIVYAGSLKVGITGVGPALPAGSGVTVLPPVQAANDMAVRLKKEHGCHIVICLSHLGFQQQEGTPDNRKMAVTSTHIDFVIGGHQEKIIRTTMVLHNINRHEVYLSQAGANGAMIGSMKMQFDEARQRCGIEPGCIMA, from the coding sequence ATGAACAACAACCGCCGCGCCTTTCTGCGCAATACTTCTCTGGCTACAGGCTTACTGCTGCTGCAACAGCCGTTTCGGTCACTGGCCGCCGTTTCCGGCAATGCAACATACCTTCCGGGTAACAACCGTGAACTTCAGATATGGCATACCAATGATATGCACGGACAGGTGCCCGGTCTGCGCCCTTCCGGCGATCAGGGCATCCTGCTGGACGCGGGCGACTTCCTCCATGACGCCACTAACGCCAACGCACATAGGGAAACGATAGTTGCCATGAACCGCGCCGGCTACCACGCGGCTACTATCGGCAACCGTGAACTGGCAGGCGGACAGGCAGCCCTGGCCGCATTGCTGCCGCACATGCAATTCGCATTGGTCAACTGTAATTACCAATTCACCGATAAAACACTGGCCCGTCAGGTACAGCCGTATAAAATCGTATATGCAGGATCGTTAAAAGTAGGCATCACCGGCGTAGGACCGGCATTACCGGCCGGTAGCGGCGTTACCGTCCTGCCTCCGGTACAGGCGGCCAACGATATGGCCGTTCGCCTTAAAAAAGAACACGGCTGTCACATCGTGATATGTCTTTCGCACCTCGGTTTCCAACAACAGGAAGGTACGCCGGACAATCGCAAAATGGCGGTCACCTCTACCCACATTGACTTTGTAATCGGCGGGCACCAGGAAAAGATCATCCGCACCACCATGGTGCTGCACAATATTAACCGGCATGAAGTATATCTCAGCCAGGCCGGCGCTAATGGAGCCATGATCGGCTCTATGAAAATGCAGTTCGACGAAGCCCGCCAGCGATGCGGTATTGAACCGGGTTGTATCATGGCCTGA
- a CDS encoding MBG domain-containing protein has product MKLILRRTVIFILFLTGVIPIAQAQFNPGELLFTGVNTFDDDTDGNTQDDAFSFVISRDCPANTTIYFTDLGWTGSNFQSLSCSTGGAQTDGIIAWNSGGAVIKAGQVVVVRCKYKLTATIGTVTGLNATRNSAGSEYISLGLAGDQLFAFTGSPSTPFIIGGLNINRSAWETTLDPCEFSSSKSMQPTGLTIPNVTAVNGRYNCNVAAASSLATLQSLVLNTVNWTMDNTMASPVPAALDLIKTPPCNLSVVKAGFAGVLFVNNQAAVPGDGSSWSSPLPELRDALAAAAIPANGIRQIWVAKGTYKPSTTDPNQSFALIPNIPVYGGFNGTEGSPGTRNIAANPVILSGDIDNNDVPTNGIVLTSANINGNNSYHVVTSNGGDVTLDGVTVTGGQSISSPGNPNGAGFFANATGNVTIANTRFYGNKAAGAGGAAWFSAATTAAVTNSSFFGNGAPVNQGTIVTNNSLTLTNVTIAGNLSDGIRLNPVSQLNAYNSIITGNTGSNIVQAGGLSNYYYSINGSSYYTNNSFSQFILNIDFTNLASGDLTLKVTSEAINRGDPQTNNFGYPLQVGTTDLAGQTRVKNTAIDAGAFEYQSQSQNLMVNPIPAATYGDNNITPSATTDGGGTITFTSDNPAVATIVAGKIVIKGAGTAQITATASATNGYDAKSRTIPFSVNKKVLTLTADSKTRVYGTANPTFTGTYSGFVYNEDASVVRGTPGYMTIADISSPPGSYTINPTIATLISADNYSFTGVPGTLTITRAAQTINFTVPAEVTYGTPVTLTKQTDGGLDITYTVSGPATVNGNNITLTGIGTVTVTATQNGDINHTAATPVVQSFTVKKAALTVTANDKTRSYQQANPAPDYTITGFVNGETTAVVSGTPNMTITADVSSDAGTYPINITQGNLSAANYDFSFVPGTLYINQLPQTVTFPGVANKTYGDAPITLNATSDAGLPVSYTAAGPVTLSNNVLTITGAGMVTVTATQAGDVNHNAASPVTNIFSVGQAALQLKADNLSREYGQPNPALTYSYSGFVNGEDATALTGTVGLSTTAGQNSLPGSYPITINSIPTSPNYIIVISGGLLTVTVAQQAITFPAISDMTYGDAAFTLAATSSSGLPVTYSGNGPVTLNGNTATITGVGTVTITASQTGNGNFNPAQQVTQTFRINKAMLTATANNKTRAYQQANPSLDYTMSGFKNGDNSSAYSGAPIISTSATVSSDAGIYPISITKGTLTAPNYDFSFADGTLTIAKASQTITFPALANKTYGDAPITLNAGSGAGLPVSYTVSGPASINGNTLSITGAGTVTVTAEQAGDVNYDAATPVPQSFSVAKAQLTVKADDKSREYGQNNPPLTYSYVGFVNGDDAAVIVGTINVSTTANILSQPGSYPLIVNMSISQPANYTVAATNGTLSITTAQQSITFPAISDKTYGDAAFALNATASSSLPVTYTVISGPATVSGNTVTLTGSGDVTIAADQAGNGNYNPAVRVTQTFRVNKAMLTVIANNKTKAYKQPNPSLDYTVAGFTGSDDASVISGLATTSTLADINSPTGTYPINVSLGTLGAANYDFRFTAGTLTVTPTGQQIDFTAITNKQYGDAPFTLTASSDAGLPVAFAVTAGPATVNGNTLTITGAGTVTVTATQSGDANYNAATPVSQSFTITKAPLQVKADDKQRAFGVANPVLTYTITGFVYSDNSSVVAGTPALSTTANATSTAGTYPVHITAGTLSAANYTFTLADGTLTVGPADQSISFPALSGKTYGDAAFTLNATASSTLPVSYTVVSGPAAINGNTVTLIGAGAVTIAADQAGNNEFKPAPQVTQTFNVAKAALTVTAKNDTRTYNGTAYTGGNGVDYTGFVNGDNAGRLTGTVTYSGTAQGATDAGLYVITPAGLNSNDYTLTYVNGDLTITKASQQISFTVPANKNQGDAPFTLSATASSGLPVSFSSDNTPVIAVNGNTATIGSAGTVVITASQAGNNNYEPAAAVSRTIVVTAYQPPVITAQGNTIFCQGGSVTLQSTVAPVYEWYRNNTLVPGAGSRTLTVTESGSYTVKAIYPDNSGLMSTAMTVTVNPLPAGDLQVNGNTTISKGERVTLIASGGTSYSWEPATGLSDATAAAPVARPAATTTYRVTIANAAGCSVSKEITINVKEDYKLEPNNILTPNGDGINDVWVVKNIDMYPQNEVKIFDRTGRLIYRQRGYTNNWKGTVNGQPLAEGTYYFIIDLGDNKPLFKGFITIVHEN; this is encoded by the coding sequence ATGAAGTTAATTTTACGCAGGACAGTAATCTTTATACTATTCCTAACCGGTGTAATCCCCATTGCGCAGGCACAGTTCAACCCCGGTGAGCTGCTTTTTACCGGTGTTAATACCTTTGACGACGACACAGATGGTAATACACAGGACGATGCGTTTTCGTTTGTGATATCACGTGACTGCCCGGCGAACACCACTATTTACTTTACAGACCTTGGATGGACGGGCAGCAACTTTCAGTCGCTTTCCTGTAGCACCGGTGGTGCGCAAACTGATGGCATCATCGCATGGAATTCCGGCGGGGCAGTTATCAAAGCCGGGCAGGTGGTGGTGGTCCGTTGCAAATACAAACTTACCGCTACCATCGGTACAGTGACCGGTCTCAATGCTACCCGGAACTCTGCCGGTAGCGAATATATCAGCCTCGGGCTAGCTGGCGATCAGCTGTTTGCCTTCACCGGCAGCCCTTCCACTCCCTTCATCATAGGGGGACTTAATATCAACCGTTCCGCCTGGGAAACCACGCTGGACCCATGTGAATTCAGTTCTTCCAAATCAATGCAGCCAACGGGCCTGACCATTCCCAATGTCACTGCCGTCAACGGCCGTTACAACTGTAATGTGGCTGCCGCCAGTTCGTTGGCCACACTTCAGTCATTGGTACTGAATACAGTCAACTGGACGATGGACAATACCATGGCGTCACCTGTGCCCGCAGCGCTCGACCTGATAAAGACGCCACCCTGTAACCTGTCTGTTGTAAAAGCCGGTTTTGCCGGTGTTTTGTTTGTCAACAACCAGGCCGCTGTTCCCGGAGACGGCAGCAGCTGGAGTTCTCCCCTTCCCGAGTTGCGTGACGCACTCGCCGCAGCAGCCATCCCGGCCAATGGCATTCGCCAGATATGGGTGGCCAAAGGCACTTATAAACCCAGTACCACCGATCCTAACCAGTCATTTGCACTGATCCCCAATATACCGGTGTATGGCGGGTTTAATGGCACAGAAGGTTCGCCAGGCACTCGTAATATCGCCGCCAATCCTGTAATCCTCAGCGGAGACATCGATAACAACGATGTGCCCACCAACGGCATTGTACTTACTTCCGCTAATATTAACGGCAACAACAGTTACCATGTGGTGACCAGCAACGGCGGTGATGTCACCCTCGACGGCGTGACCGTTACCGGCGGGCAAAGCATTTCCTCCCCTGGCAATCCAAATGGAGCGGGCTTTTTCGCCAACGCTACGGGGAATGTAACGATCGCGAATACACGCTTTTATGGCAATAAGGCCGCCGGCGCAGGCGGCGCCGCCTGGTTCTCCGCGGCTACAACAGCAGCGGTCACCAACAGCAGCTTCTTTGGCAATGGGGCGCCGGTTAACCAGGGAACTATTGTGACAAACAACTCCCTTACGCTCACCAATGTCACTATTGCCGGCAATCTCTCCGATGGCATCAGGTTAAACCCCGTCAGTCAGCTGAATGCCTATAACAGCATCATTACCGGCAACACCGGTTCGAATATAGTACAGGCAGGAGGCCTGAGCAATTACTACTACAGTATCAACGGCTCTTCCTATTATACCAATAACAGCTTTTCACAATTCATTCTCAATATAGATTTTACCAATTTAGCCAGTGGTGATCTTACCCTGAAAGTAACGAGCGAGGCTATCAACCGTGGCGACCCGCAAACCAACAACTTCGGATATCCGTTGCAGGTAGGCACTACTGACCTGGCCGGCCAGACACGCGTTAAGAACACCGCTATCGATGCAGGCGCCTTTGAATACCAGTCACAGAGCCAGAACCTGATGGTTAATCCGATACCTGCGGCTACCTATGGCGACAACAATATTACGCCGTCTGCCACTACTGACGGCGGCGGTACTATCACCTTTACGTCCGACAACCCTGCGGTAGCTACTATCGTGGCCGGTAAGATCGTGATCAAAGGCGCCGGCACTGCACAGATCACAGCCACCGCATCTGCCACCAACGGCTACGACGCCAAAAGCAGGACCATACCGTTTTCGGTTAATAAAAAAGTGCTTACCCTTACAGCAGATTCCAAAACACGGGTATACGGTACCGCAAACCCAACATTTACGGGCACCTACAGTGGTTTTGTATATAATGAAGACGCCTCAGTAGTCCGTGGCACCCCGGGATATATGACCATTGCCGACATCAGCAGCCCGCCGGGCAGCTACACCATCAATCCCACGATCGCCACGCTGATCAGCGCCGATAACTACTCTTTTACAGGCGTTCCCGGCACACTGACGATCACCAGGGCGGCGCAGACCATCAATTTCACGGTACCAGCTGAAGTGACATACGGCACCCCTGTAACACTGACCAAACAAACAGACGGCGGTCTTGACATCACCTATACTGTCTCAGGGCCAGCCACTGTGAATGGTAACAATATCACGCTTACCGGCATTGGCACTGTAACGGTCACGGCTACACAAAACGGCGATATCAATCATACCGCTGCCACACCAGTGGTACAGTCATTCACCGTAAAAAAAGCGGCGCTGACGGTAACAGCCAATGATAAAACCCGAAGCTACCAGCAAGCCAATCCGGCGCCGGACTATACCATCACCGGATTTGTGAACGGAGAAACAACGGCTGTTGTGAGCGGCACGCCCAACATGACCATCACCGCTGATGTATCCAGCGATGCCGGCACCTACCCTATCAACATTACCCAGGGAAACCTGAGCGCTGCCAACTATGATTTCAGCTTTGTTCCGGGTACGCTCTACATCAACCAACTGCCGCAAACTGTTACCTTCCCGGGAGTGGCCAATAAAACCTATGGCGATGCGCCTATCACGCTCAACGCCACCAGTGATGCCGGGCTGCCTGTCAGCTACACCGCTGCCGGACCAGTCACGCTCAGCAACAATGTACTGACCATCACCGGCGCCGGCATGGTAACGGTAACGGCTACACAGGCAGGAGACGTCAACCACAATGCGGCGTCACCTGTGACGAACATCTTCTCAGTAGGACAGGCGGCCCTTCAACTGAAGGCCGACAATCTATCAAGGGAATATGGCCAGCCTAATCCGGCACTGACCTACTCTTACAGCGGTTTTGTCAACGGGGAAGACGCTACTGCGTTAACGGGTACTGTCGGCCTGTCTACCACCGCCGGCCAGAACAGCTTACCAGGTAGCTACCCTATCACCATTAATTCCATCCCAACCTCACCCAATTACATCATAGTGATATCAGGTGGGCTGCTGACTGTAACTGTAGCGCAGCAAGCCATCACCTTCCCTGCTATCAGTGATATGACCTACGGTGATGCGGCCTTTACGCTGGCTGCCACCAGCAGCAGCGGCCTGCCAGTCACCTATTCCGGCAACGGACCTGTTACGCTGAACGGCAATACCGCGACAATTACCGGCGTGGGCACCGTGACCATCACTGCCAGCCAGACCGGTAACGGCAATTTTAATCCCGCACAACAGGTAACTCAAACGTTCCGCATCAACAAAGCCATGCTGACCGCCACCGCCAATAATAAAACAAGGGCGTATCAACAGGCCAATCCTTCGCTGGACTATACCATGAGCGGCTTTAAGAACGGCGATAACAGCTCCGCCTACAGCGGCGCACCGATAATCAGCACCAGCGCTACAGTTTCCAGCGATGCAGGCATTTATCCTATTAGCATTACCAAAGGCACCCTGACCGCGCCCAATTACGACTTTAGTTTTGCGGACGGTACGCTTACCATTGCTAAAGCATCTCAAACGATCACCTTCCCTGCCCTTGCCAACAAAACCTATGGCGATGCGCCCATTACGCTGAATGCCGGCAGCGGTGCAGGACTTCCGGTAAGTTACACCGTCAGCGGCCCCGCCAGCATCAATGGTAATACACTCAGCATCACCGGCGCAGGTACGGTGACTGTTACAGCGGAACAGGCCGGGGACGTTAATTACGATGCCGCAACACCTGTCCCGCAAAGCTTCAGCGTGGCCAAGGCCCAACTGACAGTCAAAGCCGATGATAAATCAAGGGAATACGGACAGAACAACCCGCCGCTGACCTATAGCTATGTGGGTTTTGTAAATGGCGATGATGCCGCTGTCATCGTTGGCACCATCAATGTTTCCACGACGGCCAATATCCTTAGTCAGCCTGGTAGTTACCCGCTCATCGTCAACATGAGTATCAGTCAGCCGGCCAACTACACCGTAGCCGCGACCAACGGCACACTGAGCATTACAACCGCGCAGCAGTCCATTACTTTCCCGGCTATCAGCGACAAAACCTATGGTGACGCCGCCTTTGCACTCAACGCCACCGCCAGCAGCAGTCTGCCGGTAACATATACCGTTATCAGCGGGCCGGCCACTGTCAGCGGCAATACCGTCACACTGACCGGCAGTGGCGATGTGACCATCGCGGCAGACCAGGCAGGCAACGGTAACTATAATCCGGCCGTAAGGGTAACGCAGACTTTCCGGGTCAACAAGGCCATGCTGACCGTCATTGCCAACAATAAAACAAAGGCCTATAAACAGCCGAACCCGTCACTGGACTACACCGTTGCCGGGTTCACCGGTTCCGACGATGCCAGCGTAATCAGCGGTTTAGCCACCACAAGCACTTTGGCAGACATCAATAGTCCGACAGGTACTTATCCGATCAACGTCAGCCTGGGCACCCTCGGCGCAGCCAATTATGACTTCCGGTTTACCGCCGGTACGCTGACCGTTACGCCGACCGGCCAACAGATCGACTTTACTGCTATTACCAATAAACAATACGGCGACGCTCCATTTACCCTCACCGCCTCTTCCGATGCGGGCTTACCGGTAGCCTTCGCAGTAACCGCCGGTCCGGCTACCGTTAACGGCAATACGCTGACCATCACCGGTGCCGGCACAGTAACGGTAACGGCTACGCAAAGCGGTGACGCTAACTATAACGCCGCTACGCCGGTGAGCCAAAGTTTCACCATCACCAAAGCTCCGCTACAGGTGAAGGCAGATGATAAACAACGCGCCTTCGGCGTCGCTAATCCGGTACTCACCTATACCATCACCGGTTTTGTCTATAGTGATAACAGCAGCGTTGTGGCCGGTACACCGGCATTGAGCACCACTGCCAATGCCACCAGCACAGCAGGTACCTATCCCGTGCATATTACCGCCGGCACTTTAAGCGCCGCCAACTATACCTTTACACTTGCAGACGGTACGCTGACCGTAGGTCCGGCAGACCAGTCTATTTCTTTCCCTGCCCTCAGCGGTAAAACCTATGGCGACGCCGCCTTTACGCTTAACGCTACTGCCAGCAGCACGTTACCAGTGAGTTATACCGTTGTCAGCGGACCTGCTGCCATCAACGGCAACACCGTCACCCTGATTGGTGCCGGCGCGGTGACCATCGCAGCGGACCAGGCGGGCAACAACGAATTCAAACCGGCACCACAGGTAACACAAACCTTCAACGTGGCCAAAGCAGCGCTGACCGTCACCGCGAAAAACGATACCCGCACCTATAACGGCACCGCCTATACCGGCGGCAACGGTGTTGACTATACGGGATTTGTGAACGGAGACAATGCCGGTAGGTTAACCGGCACAGTGACCTACAGTGGTACAGCTCAAGGCGCCACGGATGCAGGCCTTTATGTGATCACACCGGCAGGCCTTAACAGCAACGACTATACGCTTACCTATGTGAATGGCGACCTTACCATCACAAAGGCATCGCAACAAATCAGCTTCACTGTCCCGGCAAACAAAAACCAGGGCGACGCGCCGTTCACTCTCAGCGCCACCGCCAGCTCCGGTTTACCGGTCAGCTTCAGCAGCGACAATACACCGGTGATAGCCGTTAACGGCAACACCGCCACGATAGGCAGTGCAGGCACCGTTGTCATCACCGCCTCACAGGCCGGCAACAACAACTACGAACCTGCTGCGGCCGTGTCCCGGACCATCGTAGTGACCGCCTACCAGCCGCCGGTGATCACCGCCCAGGGTAATACCATTTTCTGCCAGGGCGGCAGCGTAACGTTACAGTCCACCGTAGCACCCGTATACGAATGGTACCGCAATAATACCCTGGTGCCCGGGGCAGGCAGCCGCACCCTCACCGTCACTGAAAGCGGCAGCTATACCGTAAAAGCCATCTACCCTGACAACTCCGGTTTAATGTCCACAGCGATGACCGTCACCGTGAACCCATTGCCGGCCGGCGATTTGCAGGTGAATGGCAATACGACCATCAGCAAAGGTGAACGTGTTACCCTCATAGCCTCCGGCGGTACCAGCTACAGCTGGGAACCTGCCACAGGCCTGAGCGACGCCACCGCGGCAGCGCCGGTCGCAAGGCCCGCGGCCACCACCACTTACCGGGTGACCATAGCCAACGCGGCAGGATGCAGCGTCAGCAAAGAGATCACCATCAACGTAAAAGAAGATTACAAGCTGGAACCCAACAACATCCTGACACCTAACGGCGACGGCATCAACGACGTGTGGGTCGTGAAAAATATCGATATGTACCCACAGAATGAAGTGAAGATTTTTGACCGCACCGGCCGTCTTATCTATCGTCAGCGTGGCTATACGAACAACTGGAAAGGTACTGTCAACGGTCAGCCGCTGGCAGAAGGCACCTATTACTTTATCATCGACCTCGGTGATAACAAACCATTATTCAAAGGATTTATCACCATTGTACATGAGAACTAA
- a CDS encoding phage tail protein, with protein MAYIGEIKIFGGLFAPQGWAFCAGQLIAIQQNTTLFSLLGTTYGGNGTSNFALPNLCGRVPLHVGAPLSNPPYTLGQTLGTEREVLSANQLPSHIHRITGNVYQPVLGENPGQLSSPDNNYMAITNGQQVYSTSKHATNRMGPLKVTMQVQNAGNGQSIDNMQPYLPLNFIICLSGGQYPSRP; from the coding sequence ATGGCTTATATCGGAGAAATAAAAATATTTGGAGGCCTGTTTGCGCCCCAGGGCTGGGCATTCTGCGCGGGGCAATTAATAGCTATTCAACAAAACACCACATTGTTTTCCTTACTGGGTACCACCTACGGCGGCAACGGCACATCTAATTTTGCCCTTCCTAATCTTTGTGGCAGGGTGCCTTTACATGTGGGCGCCCCTCTAAGCAATCCCCCTTATACACTGGGACAAACTTTAGGCACTGAACGAGAGGTATTATCTGCCAACCAGTTGCCCTCACATATACACAGGATAACAGGCAACGTCTATCAACCGGTGTTGGGTGAAAACCCCGGACAACTCTCCTCTCCTGACAACAATTATATGGCGATCACCAATGGGCAACAGGTGTATAGCACCTCCAAACATGCCACCAACCGCATGGGGCCATTAAAAGTAACGATGCAGGTGCAGAATGCAGGAAACGGGCAATCTATCGACAACATGCAGCCTTACCTTCCGCTCAATTTTATTATCTGCTTATCAGGCGGGCAATATCCTTCTCGCCCTTAA
- a CDS encoding sigma-70 family RNA polymerase sigma factor has product MEASTTHHPDQEHLFREIYLAYWDTLYRIANRKIGYAQDAMDIVQDTFTYVWQQFPMLQLETAGAKPFLITCLYYRIFGFLRARGLNEKHLQHFQTYLENELHTDPVYSAQDAAAELEAVNIAIMGALDRMPERMKQIFVLSRYENKSIEEIAHIYAIAPKTVKNQLSEAMRRLKDMAGSYPATALLPVILLLLEDGWGR; this is encoded by the coding sequence ATGGAAGCATCAACAACACATCATCCGGACCAGGAACACCTGTTTAGGGAGATCTACCTTGCTTATTGGGATACGCTCTACCGGATCGCCAACCGGAAGATCGGTTATGCCCAGGACGCGATGGACATCGTTCAGGACACTTTCACCTACGTATGGCAGCAGTTCCCCATGCTACAGCTGGAAACAGCCGGCGCCAAACCTTTCCTTATTACCTGTCTCTATTACCGCATATTCGGTTTCCTGCGTGCCAGGGGACTGAATGAAAAACACCTGCAACATTTTCAGACATACCTGGAAAATGAACTGCATACCGATCCTGTATACAGTGCGCAGGATGCCGCCGCTGAACTGGAAGCGGTGAACATCGCCATCATGGGCGCACTGGACCGCATGCCGGAACGGATGAAACAGATATTTGTCCTCAGCCGGTATGAAAATAAATCCATCGAAGAGATTGCCCATATATATGCCATTGCTCCCAAGACGGTGAAAAACCAGCTCAGCGAAGCCATGCGCCGCCTGAAAGACATGGCCGGTTCCTATCCCGCTACCGCGCTGCTCCCCGTTATACTGCTGCTTTTGGAAGATGGATGGGGTAGATGA
- a CDS encoding PorP/SprF family type IX secretion system membrane protein: protein MRTKQLARYILLLGAGALSSRYAGAQTAGNPSQLYEPLAAQYFLAPYLANPAMAGIDTGLHVYLAYQRPWSDMPGAPEAKSLTADYKLFHRVGIGMNIFNDKAGLLNNTKVAFSYAYHLPLNTDERSMLHFGLSGAFIARRLDTKAINGDMNDPNIGAFNRRDNYFEADFGMAFTHKGFSLQGSLPNLVSLVKDKSSDFGINRNVFFAAAAYRFPVNDQLTSIEPKVCLRGIKGYENIIDAGANFVFLEDLVNVFGMYHSSRSFSAGAGINYKSVAGFQLVYNSQTAGLANYTNGTFELDLVVHLFK from the coding sequence ATGAGAACTAAACAGTTAGCCAGATATATACTGCTGCTGGGCGCAGGCGCGCTCAGCAGCCGGTATGCCGGAGCACAAACGGCCGGTAACCCGTCGCAGTTGTACGAGCCATTGGCCGCCCAGTACTTCCTGGCGCCCTACCTCGCCAATCCGGCCATGGCCGGCATTGACACCGGACTGCATGTGTATCTCGCCTATCAGCGCCCCTGGTCAGATATGCCCGGTGCGCCCGAAGCCAAATCCCTGACCGCCGACTATAAACTGTTTCACCGTGTAGGCATCGGCATGAATATTTTCAACGACAAAGCCGGTCTGCTTAACAATACCAAAGTGGCTTTTTCCTACGCCTACCATCTGCCGCTCAACACAGACGAGCGGAGCATGCTCCATTTCGGCCTGTCCGGCGCTTTCATTGCCCGGCGTCTGGATACCAAAGCCATCAACGGCGATATGAATGATCCGAATATCGGGGCCTTCAACCGGCGGGACAACTACTTTGAGGCCGACTTCGGCATGGCCTTTACCCATAAAGGATTTTCCCTGCAAGGTTCATTGCCCAATCTGGTCAGCCTCGTAAAAGACAAATCATCCGATTTCGGCATCAACCGCAACGTGTTTTTTGCCGCAGCCGCCTATCGCTTCCCTGTCAACGATCAGCTGACGTCCATCGAGCCGAAGGTATGCCTCCGTGGTATAAAAGGTTATGAGAATATCATCGATGCAGGCGCCAATTTTGTTTTCCTGGAAGATCTTGTCAACGTGTTCGGCATGTACCATTCCAGCCGGAGCTTCAGTGCCGGAGCTGGTATCAATTACAAGTCCGTCGCCGGCTTCCAGCTGGTCTACAACTCCCAGACCGCCGGACTGGCCAACTACACCAATGGTACGTTTGAGCTGGACCTCGTAGTGCATTTGTTCAAATGA
- a CDS encoding phage tail protein, with protein MDEAFIGEIFLVPYKFAPVGFEFCNGQLLSISGNETLFSLIGTIYGGDGQTTFALPNLQGRVIVGPDSPYPLGAWGGTETKPLTAAHISNHTHGIDADVKVQMQTGTTANTSSPANAYPAPATGTPRYSDHTDEKMVAMDVSDMTTPQGAAFMTDPNSTGNLPVNNMMPSLCMNYVIATQGIYPGTGSFIRTTQYLGEVMMAAFPDPPGGYVRCQGQLMSIQQNQALFSLLGTTYGGNGITTFGLPDLRGRVAIGQGAGLGLTPRVQGIPDGTKDVTLTADNLPSHTHTVQANKLSLPTGASNDTHNPVGAFAGTTATANLYSTTTGTGVSANMPASFTINSGTPAPPLNNMQPYKVISFFTAIQGVFPSRP; from the coding sequence ATGGACGAGGCGTTTATCGGAGAGATATTCCTGGTGCCCTACAAGTTTGCCCCCGTTGGATTTGAGTTCTGCAACGGACAGCTGCTTTCCATCAGCGGAAACGAAACTTTATTTAGTTTGATCGGTACTATCTATGGTGGCGACGGCCAAACCACTTTTGCGTTGCCAAACCTGCAAGGCCGGGTGATAGTAGGTCCCGACAGCCCTTACCCATTGGGCGCCTGGGGCGGCACCGAAACCAAACCATTGACAGCAGCGCATATCAGCAACCATACCCATGGCATTGATGCTGATGTTAAAGTGCAGATGCAAACCGGTACTACCGCCAATACCTCTTCTCCAGCCAACGCTTATCCGGCGCCGGCCACCGGCACGCCGCGGTACAGCGATCATACAGATGAAAAGATGGTAGCTATGGACGTAAGTGACATGACGACTCCACAGGGAGCCGCATTTATGACTGATCCTAATAGCACCGGTAATCTGCCGGTAAATAATATGATGCCTTCGTTGTGCATGAACTATGTGATCGCCACGCAAGGTATATACCCGGGCACTGGTTCCTTCATAAGGACAACACAGTATTTGGGCGAGGTAATGATGGCCGCATTTCCTGACCCGCCCGGAGGTTATGTCCGCTGCCAGGGACAGTTGATGTCTATCCAGCAAAACCAAGCTCTTTTTTCTCTTTTAGGTACCACCTATGGAGGCAATGGCATTACCACCTTTGGACTGCCTGACCTGAGGGGCAGAGTGGCCATTGGACAGGGGGCGGGCCTAGGCTTAACACCTCGTGTACAGGGCATTCCCGATGGGACCAAGGATGTGACCCTTACCGCCGACAATCTGCCATCTCATACACATACTGTCCAGGCAAACAAACTAAGCCTTCCCACCGGCGCCAGCAACGACACGCACAATCCGGTGGGCGCTTTCGCTGGTACCACCGCGACGGCTAATCTTTATAGCACTACGACGGGAACAGGGGTGAGCGCGAATATGCCGGCCTCCTTCACCATTAATAGTGGCACGCCCGCTCCCCCACTTAACAATATGCAGCCGTACAAGGTCATCTCGTTTTTCACCGCGATACAAGGAGTCTTTCCTTCGCGGCCTTAA